From Micromonospora nigra, one genomic window encodes:
- a CDS encoding DUF4328 domain-containing protein, producing MRPVRGVGRAASVAVAATTLFLLLTVAVQPVNALLAERAADSLDSEAFLLTAGVLDLAAGLLYLVAFLVAVVLVIVWTWRARTNLDAFPGTGPTNSGGWAIAGWLVPFVNFVMPHRVVANIARESLWRLSTPLLVHLWWGAWLVFLLAERFIARSSVAEYEALPFPQTSADFRAYADHYASATGEYLVPAVFCVVAGVSLIVLIHRISAAQTARITRSMPTGPILPGMSIAEPAATSGIAADPASAASSAPAAS from the coding sequence CGCCGTCGCCGCGACCACCCTGTTCCTGTTGCTGACGGTGGCGGTCCAACCGGTCAACGCGTTGCTCGCCGAGCGGGCGGCCGACTCCCTCGACAGCGAGGCGTTCCTGCTCACCGCGGGGGTGCTGGATCTGGCGGCGGGTCTGCTGTATCTGGTCGCGTTCCTGGTCGCGGTCGTGCTCGTCATCGTCTGGACGTGGCGGGCCCGGACGAACCTGGACGCCTTCCCGGGCACCGGGCCCACCAACTCCGGCGGGTGGGCGATCGCCGGGTGGCTGGTGCCGTTCGTCAACTTCGTGATGCCGCACCGGGTGGTCGCCAACATCGCCCGGGAAAGTCTGTGGCGGCTGAGCACCCCGCTGCTGGTGCACCTGTGGTGGGGCGCCTGGCTGGTGTTCCTCCTCGCGGAGCGGTTCATCGCGCGGTCCTCCGTCGCCGAGTACGAGGCGCTGCCGTTCCCACAGACCTCGGCGGACTTCCGGGCGTACGCCGACCACTACGCCTCGGCCACCGGTGAGTACCTGGTTCCGGCGGTGTTCTGCGTGGTGGCCGGGGTGTCGCTGATCGTGCTGATCCATCGGATCTCGGCGGCCCAGACCGCCCGGATCACTCGGTCGATGCCCACCGGCCCGATCCTGCCCGGCATGAGCATCGCGGAACCGGCGGCAACGTCCGGCATCGCCGCTGATCCGGCATCCGCCGCGTCGTCCGCACCGGCCGCGTCGTAG
- the ilvA gene encoding threonine ammonia-lyase, whose amino-acid sequence MTELVSLDEVRAARDLLDGVVRTTPLEPSRPLSAALGGPAWLKCENLQRAGSYKVRGAYVRISRLSEAERAGGVVAASAGNHAQGVALAAGLVGIHATVFMPVNAPLPKVAATKGYGAQVELVGNTVDESLVAAQAFAERFGAVLIHPFDHRDVIAGQGTVALEILEQCPEVRTIVTGVGGGGLVSGMAVAAKALRPDVRVIGVQAASAAAFPPSLAAGEPVRLPSFSTIADGIAVGRPGELTFTHVRKLVDEVVTVAEEDISRALLMLLERGKQVVEPAGAVGVAALMSGAVQVETPVVAVLSGGNIDPLLMLRVIEHGLAAAGRYLRVTVRCSDRPGQLASLLGEIAEHRANVVDVEHQRANPHLRLGEVEVALSVETRGVAHSDSLISALRASGYQVVFAAEV is encoded by the coding sequence ATGACGGAACTGGTCAGCCTGGACGAGGTACGCGCGGCACGGGACCTGCTCGACGGGGTCGTCCGTACCACTCCGCTGGAGCCGTCCCGGCCGCTGAGCGCCGCGCTCGGCGGGCCCGCGTGGCTCAAGTGCGAGAACCTCCAGCGCGCCGGGTCGTACAAGGTGCGCGGCGCGTACGTGCGCATCTCGCGGCTGTCCGAGGCGGAGCGGGCCGGCGGGGTGGTGGCCGCCAGCGCCGGCAACCACGCCCAGGGGGTGGCGCTCGCGGCGGGGCTGGTGGGCATCCACGCCACGGTCTTCATGCCGGTGAACGCGCCGCTGCCGAAGGTCGCCGCGACCAAGGGGTACGGCGCCCAGGTCGAACTGGTCGGCAACACGGTCGACGAGTCGCTGGTGGCCGCGCAGGCCTTCGCCGAGCGCTTCGGCGCGGTGCTGATCCACCCGTTCGACCACCGGGACGTGATCGCCGGGCAGGGCACCGTCGCGTTGGAGATCCTCGAACAGTGTCCCGAGGTGCGCACCATCGTCACCGGCGTCGGCGGCGGTGGGCTGGTCTCCGGGATGGCGGTGGCCGCCAAGGCGTTACGCCCCGACGTGCGGGTGATCGGGGTGCAGGCCGCCAGCGCGGCGGCGTTCCCGCCCTCCCTGGCGGCCGGGGAGCCGGTACGCCTGCCGTCGTTCAGCACGATCGCCGACGGCATCGCCGTGGGGCGGCCGGGCGAGCTGACGTTCACCCACGTCCGCAAGCTGGTCGACGAGGTGGTCACGGTCGCCGAGGAGGACATCTCCCGGGCCCTGCTGATGCTGCTGGAGCGCGGCAAGCAGGTGGTGGAGCCGGCCGGCGCGGTGGGCGTGGCCGCGCTCATGTCGGGTGCGGTGCAGGTGGAGACGCCGGTGGTCGCCGTGCTCTCCGGCGGCAACATCGACCCGCTGCTGATGCTTCGGGTGATCGAGCACGGGCTGGCCGCCGCCGGACGCTACCTGCGGGTCACCGTCCGCTGCTCGGACCGGCCCGGTCAGCTCGCCTCCCTGCTCGGGGAGATCGCCGAGCACCGCGCGAACGTGGTCGACGTGGAGCACCAGCGGGCCAATCCGCACCTGCGCCTGGGTGAGGTGGAGGTGGCGCTGTCGGTGGAGACCCGGGGGGTGGCGCACTCGGACTCGCTGATCAGTGCGCTGCGAGCGAGCGGCTACCAGGTGGTCTTCGCCGCGGAGGTGTGA
- the greA gene encoding transcription elongation factor GreA: MSTGNEASATWLSQEAYDRLQAELDELIANRPAMAAEINARREEGDLRENGGYHAAREEQGKAEGRIRYLQELLRTAQVGEAPTADAVAPGMVVTIYFDDDKDDTETFLLGSREIASTTELTVYSPESALGQAILGGRAGQTCTYTAPSGADIKVTVVSFEPFSG, translated from the coding sequence GTGTCCACTGGCAACGAGGCGTCCGCCACCTGGCTGTCCCAGGAGGCGTACGACCGCCTGCAGGCCGAGCTCGACGAGCTGATCGCCAACCGGCCGGCGATGGCGGCCGAGATCAACGCCCGGCGCGAGGAGGGCGACCTCCGCGAGAACGGCGGCTACCACGCCGCCCGCGAGGAGCAGGGCAAGGCCGAGGGACGGATCCGGTACCTGCAGGAGTTGCTGCGCACCGCGCAGGTCGGCGAGGCGCCGACCGCCGACGCGGTCGCCCCCGGCATGGTCGTGACGATCTACTTCGACGACGACAAGGACGACACCGAGACATTCCTGCTCGGGTCGCGGGAGATCGCCTCGACCACCGAGCTGACCGTCTACAGCCCCGAGTCGGCCCTTGGCCAGGCGATCCTGGGCGGCCGGGCCGGGCAGACCTGCACCTACACGGCGCCCAGCGGCGCGGACATCAAGGTGACAGTGGTCAGTTTCGAGCCGTTCTCCGGCTGA
- a CDS encoding DUF4307 domain-containing protein, which produces MTETHATVPPGAPVFPPGRYGRRREPGRRRPVLTTLLALAAVAALGLVSLRLYQQYGNPAYDAQVITYTEITDGQVVVDFRVTVPPGGSAVCLLRARDRDGAEVGRETVTVAAAQGEREIIARHRLATDSRPFIGEVVRCRPAG; this is translated from the coding sequence GTGACCGAGACGCACGCCACAGTACCGCCGGGCGCGCCGGTGTTCCCGCCCGGCCGGTACGGCCGCCGCCGCGAGCCGGGGCGCCGCCGGCCGGTGCTGACCACGCTGCTGGCGCTGGCCGCCGTCGCGGCCCTCGGCCTGGTCTCGTTGCGGCTCTACCAGCAGTACGGGAACCCGGCCTACGACGCCCAGGTGATCACCTACACCGAGATCACGGACGGCCAGGTGGTGGTCGACTTCCGGGTGACCGTACCGCCGGGCGGGTCGGCGGTCTGCCTGCTGCGCGCCCGCGACCGCGACGGCGCCGAGGTCGGCCGGGAGACCGTCACCGTGGCCGCCGCCCAGGGTGAGCGGGAGATCATCGCCCGGCACCGGCTGGCCACGGACTCCCGTCCCTTCATCGGCGAGGTGGTGCGCTGCCGGCCCGCCGGCTGA
- the mca gene encoding mycothiol conjugate amidase Mca, with product MAEQLRLMAVHAHPDDESSKGAATTAKYVAEGVDVLVVTCTGGERGSVLNPKLDRPEVWADIAEIRRAEMDAARAILGIEQAWLGFVDSGLPEGDPLPPLPEGCFALQDVAVAAGPLVRLMREFRPHVVTTYDEEGGYPHPDHIMCHKISVAAFEAAGDPERYPDLGEPWQPLKLYYDIGFSKGKIMALHGGMLAAGLQSPYEEWLTRWEDRPDKGPRITTRVECADYFPVRDDALRAHATQVDPDGFWFHVPMELQKRAWPTEDFELVRSLVDSPLPESDLFAGVRETAHAR from the coding sequence TTGGCAGAGCAACTGCGACTGATGGCCGTCCACGCGCACCCCGACGACGAGTCGAGCAAGGGGGCCGCGACCACGGCGAAGTACGTCGCCGAGGGGGTGGACGTCCTCGTGGTGACGTGCACCGGTGGAGAGCGCGGCAGCGTGCTCAACCCCAAGCTCGACCGGCCGGAGGTGTGGGCCGACATCGCCGAGATCCGCCGCGCGGAGATGGACGCGGCGCGTGCCATCCTCGGCATCGAGCAGGCCTGGCTGGGCTTCGTCGACTCGGGCCTGCCCGAGGGCGACCCGCTGCCGCCGCTGCCCGAGGGCTGCTTCGCGTTGCAGGACGTGGCGGTCGCCGCCGGTCCGCTGGTGCGCCTGATGCGTGAGTTCCGTCCGCACGTCGTCACCACGTACGACGAGGAGGGCGGCTACCCGCATCCCGACCACATCATGTGCCACAAGATCAGCGTGGCCGCGTTCGAGGCGGCGGGCGACCCCGAGCGCTATCCCGACCTGGGTGAGCCGTGGCAGCCCCTGAAGCTCTACTACGACATCGGCTTCTCCAAGGGCAAGATCATGGCGCTGCACGGGGGCATGCTGGCCGCCGGTCTCCAGTCGCCGTACGAGGAGTGGCTCACCCGTTGGGAGGACCGCCCCGACAAGGGGCCCCGAATCACCACCCGGGTCGAGTGCGCGGACTACTTCCCCGTCCGCGACGACGCGCTGCGCGCCCACGCCACCCAGGTCGACCCGGACGGCTTCTGGTTCCACGTGCCGATGGAGCTGCAGAAGCGCGCGTGGCCGACGGAGGACTTCGAACTCGTCCGCTCGCTGGTCGACAGCCCGCTGCCCGAGTCCGACCTCTTCGCCGGGGTGCGCGAGACGGCCCATGCCCGCTGA
- a CDS encoding putative bifunctional diguanylate cyclase/phosphodiesterase, with amino-acid sequence MLTAAVATTALVAVVVGLTLPVRLPADDPLGGPARFGLAVAVLAVAQLARLRFRAAAGMVSITWGEAALVVCLYLAPPGWLPAATLVGVGLAWTGLSVFGERQPVLEVVRIAASLTAATALAVVVTTALGQPLLATAPTPPAAAAVVAGAVTYLLVTAWLGGVTLSLRHGIPLGRPLLAALHGKLNMFVGNVVVGLVVVALVEIDPRWLLLLPPPLWLLQQTYRHRLRADRERRTWRAFAEATAALNQLDERGVATAAVSGALTLFDAELVDVEVIRGDGRWRRYRGDAGGQVVDRETTPPADTEPDPHEIVRPLTVSGTQVGRLRIRFPHAAPPSGRERDAVAAYSDAVAAALHDAATHRELRLVTARSSYEAVHDPVTGLVNRAAMLGRGDEALRQLAHNHPVALLLLDIDQFKEVNDTLGHAAGDQLLRLTASRLTALARPGDLLARLGGDEFALLLTSVPVVDDRAAPMAYALRQAREIAERLAVPTEVAGVRMSVEVSVGVVVAGAGTADLTELLRRADIAMYQAKEGGGSVATYDSSRDAASTDQLALLAELREALKTDDQLVLALQPAVDLATGAPTGVEALIRWRHPRRGWLGPADFIRPVENSEQLGAFTRYVVDKALGVAAGWARQGLTVPISVNLSARSLLDPRLPGEIAEALRRHQVPAHRLVLEITETVVMSELEVIDQVLTALRSMGVQLAVDDFGTGFSSLTFLTRVPVDELKVDRSFVIRMADSPEAAAIVRTTVGLAHELGLRVVAEGVETAAQRAALAELGCTAAQGYHFFKPMPADKIGAVLGSLLDEARPNVFPLRADGAS; translated from the coding sequence GTGCTCACCGCCGCCGTTGCGACAACCGCCCTGGTGGCCGTGGTGGTGGGTCTGACGCTGCCCGTCCGGTTGCCCGCCGACGATCCCCTGGGCGGTCCCGCCCGGTTCGGCCTGGCGGTCGCCGTGCTCGCCGTGGCCCAGTTGGCCCGTCTGCGGTTCCGGGCCGCCGCCGGCATGGTCAGCATCACCTGGGGCGAGGCCGCCCTGGTCGTCTGCCTCTACCTCGCCCCGCCGGGCTGGCTGCCCGCCGCCACCCTGGTCGGGGTGGGGCTCGCCTGGACGGGCCTGTCCGTGTTCGGCGAGCGCCAGCCCGTGCTGGAGGTCGTCCGCATCGCGGCCTCGCTGACGGCGGCCACCGCCCTCGCCGTCGTGGTCACCACCGCGCTGGGCCAGCCGCTGCTGGCCACCGCCCCCACGCCCCCGGCCGCTGCGGCCGTGGTGGCCGGTGCCGTCACCTACCTGCTCGTCACCGCCTGGCTGGGCGGCGTGACGCTGTCGCTGCGACACGGCATCCCCCTGGGCCGGCCGCTGCTCGCCGCCCTGCACGGCAAGCTCAACATGTTCGTCGGCAACGTGGTCGTCGGGCTGGTCGTGGTGGCCCTGGTCGAGATCGATCCGCGCTGGCTGCTGCTGCTCCCACCGCCGCTGTGGCTGCTCCAACAGACCTACCGGCACCGGCTGCGCGCCGACCGGGAACGGCGGACGTGGCGGGCGTTCGCCGAGGCCACCGCCGCACTGAACCAGCTCGACGAGCGGGGGGTGGCCACGGCGGCGGTCAGCGGAGCCCTCACCCTCTTCGACGCCGAACTCGTCGACGTGGAGGTGATCCGGGGCGACGGTCGCTGGCGACGCTACCGGGGGGACGCCGGTGGCCAGGTGGTCGACCGGGAGACCACCCCGCCGGCCGACACCGAGCCCGATCCGCACGAGATCGTGCGACCGCTCACGGTCAGCGGAACCCAGGTGGGCCGACTGCGGATCCGGTTCCCGCACGCGGCGCCGCCGAGCGGGCGGGAGCGCGACGCCGTGGCCGCGTACAGCGACGCCGTCGCGGCGGCGCTGCACGACGCGGCGACCCACCGCGAGTTGCGTCTGGTCACCGCCCGGTCGTCGTACGAGGCCGTGCACGACCCGGTGACCGGGCTCGTCAACCGGGCCGCGATGCTGGGCAGGGGCGACGAGGCGTTGCGGCAGCTCGCCCACAACCACCCGGTGGCGCTCCTGCTGCTCGACATCGACCAGTTCAAGGAGGTCAACGACACGCTGGGGCACGCCGCCGGCGACCAGTTGCTGCGGCTGACCGCGAGCCGGTTGACCGCCCTGGCCCGCCCCGGTGACCTGCTGGCCCGCCTCGGCGGCGACGAGTTCGCCCTGCTGCTGACGTCGGTGCCGGTGGTGGACGACCGTGCGGCCCCCATGGCGTACGCGCTGCGCCAGGCGCGGGAGATCGCCGAGCGGCTGGCCGTTCCGACGGAGGTGGCCGGGGTACGGATGTCCGTCGAGGTCTCCGTCGGGGTGGTGGTGGCCGGGGCGGGCACCGCCGACCTGACGGAGCTGCTGCGCCGGGCCGACATCGCGATGTACCAGGCCAAGGAGGGCGGCGGCAGCGTCGCCACGTACGACAGCTCCCGCGACGCGGCCAGCACCGACCAGTTGGCGCTGCTCGCCGAGCTGCGGGAGGCGTTGAAGACCGACGACCAGCTGGTGCTGGCCCTGCAACCGGCGGTTGACCTGGCCACCGGTGCGCCGACGGGGGTGGAGGCGCTGATCCGGTGGCGGCACCCGCGCCGGGGTTGGCTCGGGCCGGCCGACTTCATCCGCCCGGTGGAGAACAGCGAACAGCTCGGCGCCTTCACCCGCTACGTGGTCGACAAGGCCCTCGGGGTGGCCGCCGGTTGGGCCAGGCAGGGGCTGACCGTGCCGATCTCGGTGAACCTGTCGGCCCGCAGCCTGCTCGACCCCCGGCTGCCCGGTGAGATCGCCGAGGCGCTGCGCCGGCACCAGGTGCCCGCGCACCGGCTGGTCCTGGAGATCACCGAGACGGTGGTGATGAGTGAGTTGGAGGTCATCGACCAGGTGCTGACCGCCCTGCGGTCGATGGGCGTGCAGCTCGCGGTGGACGACTTCGGCACCGGTTTCTCCTCGCTGACCTTCCTCACCCGGGTGCCGGTGGACGAGCTGAAGGTCGACCGGTCCTTCGTGATCCGCATGGCGGACTCGCCGGAGGCGGCGGCGATCGTGCGTACCACGGTGGGGTTGGCTCACGAGTTGGGCCTGCGGGTGGTGGCCGAGGGGGTGGAGACGGCCGCCCAGCGGGCCGCACTGGCCGAACTGGGCTGTACGGCGGCCCAGGGCTACCACTTCTTCAAGCCGATGCCCGCCGACAAGATCGGTGCGGTGCTGGGCTCGCTGCTCGACGAGGCCCGCCCCAACGTCTTCCCCCTCCGCGCCGACGGCGCCTCCTGA
- a CDS encoding phosphatidylinositol-specific phospholipase C domain-containing protein produces the protein MRRLRALSALAAGALAASLLAPTPATAAVDPDRRVSATTGVGTHNAYEKATYTYLAQSLDARPGLIELDVWPDIFTRQWRVSHSNPFGNDNNCVAATSPAQLYTGTRNKNLEHCLDNIRLWLTAHPDAGPLILKLELKTGFSSRTGQGPVQLDALLAARLGDRVFTPAQLRGSHATLDAAARADAWPTRRQLAGKVIVELIPGTVEEGNPTDTLWTDVEYARHLAGLAAAGTLARAQAFPAVHRAQAGDPRSRYADVSLRPWFVMFDGDANAYVGGGIDTAWYSANNYLLIMTDAQNVPPAVGADPDAARARVGELAARHASIASADWATLPTVIPTLLPRA, from the coding sequence ATGCGCAGACTCCGGGCCCTGTCCGCCCTCGCCGCCGGCGCGCTCGCCGCATCGCTGCTCGCCCCCACCCCCGCCACGGCGGCCGTCGACCCGGACCGGCGGGTGTCGGCCACGACGGGCGTGGGCACCCACAACGCGTACGAGAAGGCGACCTACACCTACCTGGCCCAGTCGCTCGACGCCCGCCCCGGCCTGATCGAGCTGGACGTCTGGCCGGACATCTTCACCCGGCAGTGGCGGGTCAGCCACTCCAACCCCTTCGGCAACGACAACAACTGCGTGGCCGCCACCAGCCCCGCGCAGCTCTACACCGGCACCCGCAACAAGAACCTGGAACACTGCCTGGACAACATCCGGCTCTGGCTGACCGCCCACCCCGACGCCGGACCACTGATCCTCAAGCTGGAACTGAAGACCGGATTCAGCAGCCGTACGGGTCAGGGGCCGGTGCAGCTCGACGCGCTGCTCGCCGCCCGGCTCGGCGACCGGGTGTTCACCCCCGCCCAACTGCGCGGGTCGCACGCCACCCTGGACGCCGCCGCCCGCGCCGACGCCTGGCCCACCCGGCGGCAGCTCGCCGGCAAGGTGATCGTGGAGCTGATCCCCGGCACGGTCGAGGAGGGCAACCCGACCGACACCCTGTGGACCGACGTCGAGTACGCCCGACACCTGGCCGGCCTCGCCGCCGCCGGCACCCTGGCCCGGGCGCAGGCGTTCCCCGCCGTGCACCGGGCCCAGGCCGGCGACCCCCGCAGCCGGTACGCCGACGTGAGCCTGCGCCCCTGGTTCGTGATGTTCGACGGCGACGCGAACGCGTACGTCGGCGGTGGCATCGACACGGCCTGGTACTCCGCCAACAACTACCTGCTGATCATGACTGACGCGCAGAACGTCCCTCCGGCCGTCGGCGCCGACCCGGACGCGGCCCGTGCCCGGGTCGGCGAACTGGCCGCCCGCCACGCCAGCATCGCCTCGGCCGACTGGGCGACCCTGCCCACGGTCATCCCCACCCTCCTCCCCCGCGCCTGA
- a CDS encoding thioredoxin domain-containing protein, with translation MNRLASATSPYLLQHADNPVDWWPWCDEAFAEAKRRDVPVIISVGYSACHWCHVMAHESFENAEVGALMNEGFVSIKVDREERPDVDAVYMTATQAMTGQGGWPMTVFATGDGTPFFCGTYFPRPHFLRLLQSVSTAWRDQREAVEKQGAAVVEAIGGAQAVGGPTAPLDAGLLDAAAAQLAREYDQTNGGFGGAPKFPPHMNLLFLLRHHQRTGDPRSLEIVRHTCEAMARGGIHDQLAGGFARYSVDAHWTVPHFEKMLYDNALLLRVYTQLWRLTGDRLAARVARDTARFLADELHRPGEGFASALDADTEGVEGLTYAWTPAQLVEALGEEDGRWAADLFGVTDEGNFDAHPSSGSQHGPAGGHGGQGMSVLRLARDVDDADPEIRARWQDVARRLLAARDARPQPARDDKVVAAWNGLAITALADFVRLVEVRGFTGDEAEANLLEGITIVADGAMRDAAEHLARVHLVDGRLRRASRDGRVGEPAGVLEDYGCVAEAFCALHELTGEGRWLTLAGELLDVALARFAAPDGGFYDTADDAERLVTRPADPTDNATPSGRSAIVAALVAYAALSGETRYREAAEAALSTVAPIVGRHARFTGYAATTGEALLSGPYEIAVVSADPAGDPLVAAAHRHAPPGAVLVVGEPDRPGVPLLADRPMRDGRSTAYVCRGFACQRPVTTVDELVAQLG, from the coding sequence GTGAACCGACTCGCGAGCGCCACCAGCCCCTACCTGCTCCAGCACGCCGACAATCCGGTCGACTGGTGGCCGTGGTGCGACGAGGCGTTCGCCGAGGCGAAGCGTCGCGACGTGCCGGTCATCATCTCGGTCGGCTACTCGGCCTGCCACTGGTGCCACGTGATGGCCCACGAGTCCTTCGAGAACGCCGAGGTCGGGGCCCTGATGAACGAGGGTTTCGTGTCGATCAAGGTGGACCGCGAGGAGCGCCCCGACGTCGACGCGGTCTACATGACCGCCACCCAGGCCATGACCGGCCAGGGCGGGTGGCCGATGACCGTCTTCGCCACCGGCGACGGCACCCCGTTCTTCTGCGGCACCTACTTCCCGCGCCCCCACTTCCTGCGGCTGCTCCAGTCGGTCTCCACCGCCTGGCGCGACCAGCGGGAGGCGGTGGAGAAGCAGGGTGCCGCCGTGGTCGAGGCGATCGGCGGCGCGCAGGCCGTCGGTGGCCCCACCGCACCGCTGGACGCCGGGCTGCTCGACGCCGCCGCGGCACAGCTCGCCCGGGAGTACGACCAGACGAACGGCGGCTTCGGCGGGGCGCCGAAGTTCCCACCGCACATGAACCTGTTGTTCCTGCTGCGCCACCACCAGCGCACCGGCGACCCCCGCAGCCTGGAGATCGTCCGGCACACCTGCGAGGCCATGGCCCGGGGCGGCATCCACGACCAGCTCGCCGGCGGCTTCGCCCGGTACTCGGTCGACGCGCACTGGACCGTGCCGCACTTCGAGAAGATGCTCTACGACAACGCACTGCTGCTGCGCGTCTACACCCAGCTGTGGCGGCTCACCGGCGACCGCCTCGCCGCCCGGGTGGCCCGCGACACCGCCCGGTTCCTCGCCGACGAGCTGCACCGGCCCGGGGAGGGCTTCGCGTCGGCCCTCGACGCCGACACCGAGGGCGTCGAGGGCCTCACGTACGCCTGGACCCCGGCCCAGCTCGTCGAGGCCCTCGGCGAGGAGGACGGCCGGTGGGCAGCCGACCTGTTCGGGGTGACCGACGAGGGCAACTTCGACGCCCATCCCTCCTCCGGGTCGCAGCACGGCCCTGCGGGCGGTCACGGCGGGCAGGGGATGAGCGTGCTCCGGCTGGCCCGGGACGTCGACGACGCCGACCCGGAGATCCGCGCCCGCTGGCAGGACGTCGCCCGCCGGCTGCTGGCCGCCCGCGACGCCCGTCCCCAGCCGGCCCGCGACGACAAGGTGGTGGCCGCCTGGAACGGCCTGGCGATCACCGCCCTCGCGGATTTCGTCCGGCTGGTCGAGGTGCGCGGCTTCACCGGCGACGAGGCGGAGGCCAACCTGCTGGAGGGGATCACCATCGTCGCCGACGGGGCGATGCGCGACGCCGCCGAACACCTGGCCCGCGTACACCTGGTGGACGGGCGGCTGCGGCGGGCCTCGCGGGACGGCCGGGTCGGCGAGCCGGCCGGCGTGCTGGAGGACTACGGCTGCGTCGCCGAGGCGTTCTGCGCCCTGCACGAGCTGACCGGCGAGGGCCGCTGGCTGACCCTGGCCGGTGAGCTGCTCGACGTGGCCCTGGCCCGGTTCGCCGCGCCCGACGGCGGCTTCTACGACACGGCCGACGACGCGGAGCGGCTGGTCACCCGGCCCGCCGACCCCACCGACAACGCCACGCCGTCGGGGCGCTCGGCGATCGTCGCGGCGCTGGTGGCGTACGCGGCACTCAGTGGCGAGACCCGCTACCGGGAGGCGGCCGAGGCGGCGCTGTCGACCGTCGCGCCGATCGTCGGCCGGCACGCCCGGTTCACCGGGTACGCGGCCACGACCGGGGAGGCTTTGCTGTCCGGACCGTACGAGATCGCCGTGGTCAGCGCCGACCCGGCGGGGGATCCGCTGGTCGCCGCCGCTCACCGGCACGCCCCGCCCGGTGCGGTGCTGGTGGTGGGTGAGCCGGACCGGCCCGGGGTGCCGCTGCTCGCCGACCGGCCGATGCGCGACGGGCGCTCCACCGCGTACGTGTGCCGGGGTTTCGCCTGCCAGCGCCCGGTGACGACGGTGGACGAACTGGTCGCCCAACTGGGCTGA
- a CDS encoding 5-(carboxyamino)imidazole ribonucleotide synthase, which translates to MDSRTGLPVVGMVGGGQLARMTHQAAIALGQSLRVLALAPDDGAALVAADVQYGDHTDLSALRTFAKGCDVVTFDHEHVPTAHIRALAEEGVRLFPPADALLHAQDKRVMRERLGALGAPNPAWRPVGSPDDLVGFGDEVGWPVVLKAARGGYDGRGVWMVDDAAQAAELATTLLAGGTTLIVEERVALRRELAVQVARSPFGQVAAYPVVETVQRDGICVEVLAPAPGLAEESAVAAQQLAIDLATALGVVGLLAVELFEVADPAAPGGARIVVNELAMRPHNSGHWTIEGARTSQFEQHLRAVLDYPMGDTGLTAPAVVMANVLGGAPGGMSIDERLHHLFAAEPGAKVHLYGKQVRPGRKIGHVTVLGDDLDDVRARAARAARWLREGEGEPA; encoded by the coding sequence ATGGATTCCCGTACCGGTCTGCCCGTTGTCGGCATGGTGGGCGGCGGCCAGCTGGCCCGGATGACCCACCAGGCCGCGATCGCCCTCGGCCAGTCCCTCCGTGTGCTGGCGCTCGCCCCCGACGACGGCGCGGCCCTCGTCGCCGCCGACGTCCAGTACGGCGACCACACCGACCTGTCCGCGCTGCGCACCTTCGCCAAGGGCTGCGACGTGGTCACCTTCGACCACGAGCACGTCCCCACCGCGCACATCCGCGCCCTGGCCGAGGAGGGGGTGCGACTCTTCCCGCCGGCCGACGCGCTGCTGCACGCGCAGGACAAGCGGGTCATGCGGGAGCGGCTCGGTGCGCTCGGCGCGCCGAACCCCGCGTGGCGGCCGGTGGGCTCGCCCGACGACCTGGTCGGCTTCGGCGACGAGGTGGGCTGGCCGGTGGTGCTCAAGGCGGCCCGGGGCGGGTACGACGGCCGGGGCGTCTGGATGGTCGACGACGCCGCGCAGGCCGCCGAGCTGGCGACGACCCTGCTCGCCGGCGGCACGACGTTGATCGTCGAGGAGCGGGTGGCGCTGCGCCGGGAGCTGGCCGTGCAGGTGGCCCGATCGCCGTTCGGTCAGGTCGCCGCCTACCCGGTGGTGGAGACCGTGCAGCGTGACGGCATCTGCGTCGAGGTGCTGGCCCCCGCCCCCGGGCTGGCCGAGGAGTCGGCGGTGGCGGCGCAGCAGCTCGCCATCGACCTGGCCACCGCGCTCGGCGTGGTGGGGCTGCTGGCGGTGGAGCTGTTCGAGGTGGCCGACCCGGCCGCCCCCGGCGGTGCCCGGATCGTCGTCAACGAACTGGCGATGCGTCCGCACAACTCCGGTCACTGGACCATCGAGGGGGCCCGCACCTCGCAGTTCGAGCAGCACCTGCGGGCGGTGCTCGACTATCCGATGGGCGACACCGGGCTGACCGCACCGGCCGTGGTGATGGCCAACGTGCTCGGCGGAGCGCCGGGCGGCATGTCGATCGACGAGCGGCTGCACCACCTGTTCGCCGCCGAGCCGGGCGCCAAGGTGCACCTGTACGGCAAGCAGGTGCGGCCCGGCCGCAAGATCGGGCATGTCACGGTGCTCGGCGACGACCTGGACGACGTACGGGCGCGGGCTGCGCGGGCGGCCCGGTGGCTGCGCGAGGGCGAGGGAGAACCGGCATGA